From the genome of Treponema peruense:
AAGTTTGACAAGAAAAACAAAACAAGTTCAATTAAAGAAAGATTTATATTTTTTATCACACTAAACATGGTGGGTTCTTTCCTTTTGCTGAACGGATTTTTCTCTGTTCCGGGAATTGCACATCAGAAGACTATAAATAACTTATTGTATGTTCTGGGCTTTATTCAATTCCACTCGCTTGTGGCTATTGCAATTACTACAATAACAAACACGCATGACATTACGCGAAACCTTAATGCATTAAACGATGTAATCCGCGCGCTTGCACACAAAGACTACACAAAAGAAAATATTCCTGTTATTACAAGAAATGAATTCGGTCTTCTTACAAACAACCTGAACCATGCCTTTAATGAAGTAAAAGATATTCTTTCTGACGTAAGCAAAAATGTTTCTTCTACACTCAAGATTTCAAATCAGCTTGAAGACAACATCAACGAATCTAAAAATGAACTTTCTGAAGCAGGCTCAATTTCTGATTCCATCAAAAATGACATGACAAACCAGATTGCAAGTGTCGAAGAATCAAATGCAACCGCCAACCAGATTATTGAACATATACGCAAGCTTAACGGTGAGATTGAAACCCAGACTTCGGCTATTTCACAGTCATCGGCGGCTATTGAAGAGATGGTTGCAAATGTTGAAGGCGTTACAAATATTCTTCACAAAAACAATGAGTCTGTTAACGCCCTCGAAACTGCCACTGACAGCGGAATGAAAAAAGTTCAGGTTGCTTCAGACATGGCAAAGGATGTTCTGTCAAAGTCTTCACTTCTTCTTGATGCAAGTAAAATTATTCAGGATATTGCAAGCCAGACAAGCCTTCTTTCTATGAATGCAACTATTGAAGCTGCTCATGCTGGAGATGCCGGAAAAGGTTTTGCGGTTGTTGCTGAAGAAATACGTAAACTTGCGGATCTTACTACAAACCAGTCAAAATCTATTGAAAAAGATTTGAAATCACTGTCGCAGCTTATTACGCAGGTTGCAGAAAATTCAGAAACTGTCCAGAAACAGTTTGCCGTTATTAATGAACTTGTGCAGAAAGTAAAGCATCAGGAAGATGCTATTTCAAATGCTATGTCTGAACAGACTGAAGGTAACAAGCAGATTCTTCAGGGAATTGGTCTTATTACTGATTCTACGAATTCTGTAAGCAACGGATCGGCAGAAATGCTTCAGGGCGGGGAACAGATTGCAGTTGAAATGCAGCATTTGAGTCAGGAAACAAATGAAATAAACAAAAAGATTGACGATATTCAGGCCAAGCTCAATGATGTCAATACAAAGATGTCGACTACAAAGACAAATGTTTCAAGAAACTCTGCCGGCGTTAACGAACTCAACAATCACATGAGCGAATTTAAGTTCTGAAAAAAACGTAGCACGCGTGGGAGGACGCAGTTTAGTCAGATAAGGGCCAGCGAGTGTTAAAATGCTCCCAGTCGCCCGTTGAAGTCCAAAACCGGGCCATATGGCCCTTGACGTGATTTTTGCAAGGAAACTATCGTTTGTCGCTTCGCGACAGCAAAAAATCAAGTCATTTCGGCCTTCCCCGTGCTCCTTCGCGCATTTTAACTTTCGTTAAGATTTATCTTTGTAGAAGTTGCGTCTTCCCGCTCGGGCTTGTTATTTAAATAAATTCCTGCGCTTTAATTAACTGCGCTTTTTACTTTGCTGTCAGTTTTTTTACAAGAGTGTTTATTTCGCTTTCGGTAAGCCAGCCGCCTTTTACGAAATAAGAGGCTGTCTTTTTTTGCAGCGTGGAACACCGTGAAACATCTTCTCCCAGCAGACGCGACAGTGAATACGCAAGAAGCCGCGCACTACGGAATTCCTGTATTCCCATAAAACGTGTGCGCTCATAGTCTGCCGCAATTTCTTTCCATGAAGCGCCGCACAAAGCCGCAAGAACTGCACTCATTGTTCCGGTTCGGTCAGAGCCAAGTCTGCAGTGAATGTAGTATGCGCCCGGATGGCTGTTTATGAAACGCACGATTTTCTGTACCGTAAGCGCATATTCTTCACCTGTCGAATCAAAGTAAACGGTTTCGTAAGAAGTATCTACAAAAAGCTGGTTTCCGCCGTCCTGGATTTTTTTCATGTACGGATAAATTTTTTCTTCAAGTTCTGCACTGAGGTTTTCTTCACCGCACAGAGTTATGACAGACTTAACACTGTTTTTCTGAAGCTTTTCGTTTACTATGCGGATTCTGGTTTCTTCTGTGTCCAAAAGCGGCCGTGATTTTTTATAGGGATGGTAGCCGCGCCAAAGACATGACGTACCCGGGACTTTGCGCACGTTGCTTATTTCTGCAAGTTCCTGCTCTGAAGAAAGATTGAATTCAGCCAGTGATTTTATATTGACTGCAAATGCTTCATCATTGATAACCGCTTCTGCATCAAAAGGTCCTTCGGGAATAATGTTGTTTGAAAGAAACTTTATTCCGCGGTTTTCATCAGGTGCATTCAGATAAATGTCTGCAATCATTTCTTTGTTTTCGGCTGTTGCAATAAACTTGAATTCAGGAAAACCGGAATTCCCCGGGATACTAACTTCGCATTCTTTTTTTACAAGAGTCCACTTGCTGCCCGAAGCGTCTTTTTTTTCAAGCTTAAAATCGTCTGTCTTTTGCCAGGCAGTAAAGGTTCCGAAGACATACACATCACGAAGTTTAAAGTTTTCGAGTTCTTTGTAGTCAGCAGGGCAAAAAACAAATTCAACTTCTCCGTTTTGTAAAATTGAACACGTTTCTATCATAGTTTCAATTTATCTAAACCACCGTAATCTGTCAATGTACACTTTGTTAGTGTATTTTGTTAATATACAAAAGCTGCAATTACAGAAACTGCAATAAACAGAATACCCGCTGCAAGTAAAGCAGCAAATGAAAACGAAGTGCCGCTAGTTTTGCGCACTGCTTTTTTTCGCGAACAGTAGTCAAAATATGTTTCTTTTTCTGAAACCGCAATATTTTTTGGTCTGCACAGTCTGCCGGCAAGTTTTGAAAAACCATAGCTTAACGCAAGAAAAGCCCCGGCGCCGGAAGCAACACCAAGCGCGCCCAGACAAAATAAAATTATTCCCGAAACAAAAGTTCCGTCACTAAAAAGACGTGCAGCCCCAAAAGAAGCATTGTGCGCGCGTTCATATAAAGCGACACCAAGCGCAAGTAAGGTGGCGGCGGGAATACAAAGGATGAATGTTTTTGTAAAAGAAGAAAATGTTTTTTTCAAAGTACACCGCCGCCAGTGTCTGTTTGCGCACTGCATTCTGCGTCAAAAACAATACGCTGCCGGCTTCTTTCGTAAACAGGATCGGGTAAGGGAACTGCACTTATGAGAGAGCGCGTATAAGGATGCTGCGGGTTTGCAAAAAGTGCATCAGAGCCTGCTGTTTCAAGAATTTTTCCGCGGTACATAACGGCAATTCTGTCACAAAAATATTTTACTACAGAAAGATCGTGCGCAATAAAAAGAACTGAAAGTCCAAGGTCATGGCGCAAATCATTGAGCAAATTGATTATTTGTGCCTTTACAGAAACATCAAGCGCACTTACAGGCTCGTCGGCAATAATGAGCTGCGGTTCCATAACAAGGGCACGCGCAATGCCTATTCTCTGCCTCTGACCGCCCGAAAACTCATGCGGGTAGCGTTCGGCATATTCAGGCAAAAGCCCCACGCGGTCAAGAACACGGCTCACCTTTTTACCAACGGCATGTCTGTCACGTTCACCGCGCACCAGAAGTCCTTCTGCTATAATTTCGCCAACCGTCATTCTTGGGTCAAGAGAAGTCGCCGGGTCCTGAAAAATCATCTGAATACGCGGTTCAAATTTTGTACTGTTTGCAACACTGCGTGCCTGCCGAATTTTTTCTTTTTCACGGGCAATTATTTCTTTCATGTCAGGATTTTTCTGAAAGCGTGCTTCGCGAATTTTCTGCTCATATTCCCAGGTGCCGGCATTAATGCGGTGGCCGTCAAAATAAATATTTCCGCCGGTAATTTTGTACAGGTGTATAATCGAGCGCCCGGTCGTTGTCTTGCCGCAACCGCTTTCTCCTACAAGACCAAAAACTTCACCGCGTGCTATGTCAAAACTAACGTCATCTACAGCGCAAAAAATTTTACTTCTGCTACCCGCGTTAAAATACTGGCGCAAATGTTCCACACGCAAAAGCGGCAGTGACCGCGTCGACTGTTGTGCCTGCGGCGACTGTTGTGACTGCGGTGGCGAAGAAGGCAGTGGCTGTGAAACAAATTGTGAAACATCATCGGAATTATTCTGCATGACGTGCCTCCTTCATGCGCGCGATTCTGTCACTGATAATCTGCGGCATTTGTACTTTGGGCGCGTCTGGATGCAAAAGCCAGGTTGCCGCTCCGTGCGTATCAGAAATCTTAAACATCGGCGGCTCGCGTTCAAAATCTATTTTAAGTGCATAAGCATTGCGCGCGGCAAAAGCGTCACCGGCCGGGGGATTGCGCATGTCAGGCGGAGTTCCCGGAATAGAAAGCAGCCGTCCCTTTGACTCAAGGTCGGGAACAGAAGAAAGCAACGCCCATGTATAAGGATGCGCCGGGTGGTAAAAAATATCTTCTGCCGTTCCGTATTCCACAATTTTACCTGCGTACATTACGGCAATTCGGTCTGCAACATTTGCCACAACACCAAGATCGTGTGTAATAAAAATTACGCTCATATTCCGCTCGCGCTTGAGTTTTTTTATAAGTTCAAGAATCTGAGCCTGAATTGTTACGTCAAGTGCAGTTGTAGGTTCATCGCATACAAGCACTTCGGGGTTTGCGGCAACGGCAATGGCAATTACAATACGCTGCCTCATTCCGCCCGAAAATTCAAACGGATACTGGTTGAATCTTTTTTCGGCTTCAGGAATTCCCACTTCTTTCATTATGGAAATTGCGCGAAAATAAGCCTTCTTTGCTGTAATTTTGTACACAGACTGAACCGCGTCCCCCAACAGACAGCGCTGCCCTTCCTCACCAAGAATTTTCTTAATGCCCGCAGGAATTTTTTCGCGTACAAAAAAATCAGGCAGCGCATCTATATTGCTAAGGTTAAATTCTTTTTCAGGACTGGCGCAAAACAGGCGCGAAAACTGTCTGCATCCGGCGCGGATTTGTTTTTTAAACAAAGCAAACTCTTTTAAAAGTTCCACAGAGTTTTCCAAAGTCTTGCATTGTTTTTTAACCGCAGCCAAACCCGCACGCACTCTTTTCAAAGCACCGCGCCTGTTGGCTCTTCCGTTAAGAATTGCGGCTTCTGTAAGCTGCGGCCCTACTTTAACAATAGGATCAAGTGACGACATCGGGTCCTGGAACACCATCGTAATGCGTTTACCGCGGATTTTGCACAATTCACTTTCGCTAAGCGACAGAAGGTCTTTGCCGTCAAACAGAATTTTTCCACTTTCGACAAATGCATTTGCGCTCAGAATGCCCAGAACAGATTTTGCAGTAACCGATTTGCCCGAACCGCTCTCACCAACAATCGCCAGAGTTTCGCCCTTGTTAAGAGTAAGATTAATATTGCGTACTGCTTTGACTGTATCCTGTCCTGTTTTGAACGAAACCGCAAGATTCTGTATTTCAAGTTCACTCACCGGCGGCACCTCTCAAAGAAGGATTAAACGCATCGCGAAGACCGTTTCCGAATTCATTGAAACAAATAAGAAGAACAGAAATAAACGCTGCCGGAAAAAACACACAGTGCGGGTGCTGCGAAAGTGCCGACTGCGCAGAGTTCAGCATAGTGCCAACACTTGTCATTGTATCGGACTGCAGGTTAACAATACCAAGATAAGTAAGATTCGCCTCGCTGAAAATAACCGCCGGAATACTCAAAACACTTGCCGTAATAATAAAGCCAATTGAGTTGGGAAGAATATGCCTGAAAATAAGCCGCGCATCTCCTGCACCAAGCGTACGGCTCGCAAGAACATAATCCTGCCCCTTAAAGCGGTAAAACTGCGCGCGAACCGTAGACGATGTTCCAATCCAGCCAAAGAAAATAAACGCGACAAACATAGAAACAATCGGGCCCAGACTCTTTGCAAAATAAAGCTGAAAAAGTGTCATTAAAATAACGCTCGGAATTTCGTAAAGAATATCCTTGATGCGTTCCATAATAATATCGAATGCACCGCCGTAATATCCTTCAAGCGCACCGACAACTGTTCCCAAAAAAAGATTTATTGCCGCAACCACAACGCTCAACAGAAGTGAAAGCCGCGCACCGTAAGCAAGACGCGTAAAAATATCATAGCCTGAATTGTCTGCTCCAAAAAGAAATGATGCATTCCGCCCGTGTTTGTACAGATACCATGCTGAATAAAGCACGCGCACTTCCTTCTGGGAATCATTCATGCGCGAAACAGAATAGGCATATCCATCAGAAGAATCAGACAAAGCGGAAAAATCCCCGTCCTTAAGAAAAATATTCTGCAGTTCCCCGGCCGCGGTCTTTGTTGCATAACCGCGGGCATCCGTCAGAAACCACGCATTCTGGTCGTTTTTATAAACTGCATTTTTTACTTTTGATTCATCAATCAACGGAAAGAAAAGCTGAATGCCCGATTTTTTTTCCCATTCGCGCGCGGCATTGAATTCCTGAGCGGTAAGAAACATTCTTACCCAGCCTGTTTTTGCATAAGTGTCGACTTTAATTTTGTACCAGGTACGTTTGCGCCCGGCCGCAGTATGTTCAGACTCACCCAGATACTTAACAACCGCACCCGGAATTGCCTTAAGATAGTCCAGCGTAATTGCGTTTACTTCAATTGTTTCACAACCGTCCCAGAAACCAAGCGGCGCAAACAAAGCGCACTTCGGCGAAGCATAAGCGTAATAACCGTCTCGGTCAGAGATTTTATAGCCCGAAAACAGCGGTGCAAAAACGGCGTAAAGAACAAGCAGAATAATTATAAAAAAACAGACAACAGAACCGCGGTTAGTAACAAACCTGAGCATTGCATCGGCAAAATAACCCCGCGGCTTTTTTGAAAACACATTTTCTGCAGAAGAAAAATTTTCTGTATGAGCAAATTCAAATTTTTCCGCAGGAATTTTTTCAAAATTATTTTCATTCAAAATATCAGTTGCAAAAGAATTATCAGCGTTCATTGGACTTGTCACCTCCCATGCGGATTCTCGGATCAATAAAACCGTAACTCAAGTCAAAAACAATGCCGGCCGCAAGACCAATCGTAATATAAAACATAGAGCACGCCATAAAAACGCTGTAATCTTTTTGCGTAATTGAAAGAAGATAGGTACGGCCAATTCCCGGAACAGCAAAGATCTGTTCAATAATCATAGAGCCAGAAATAATAGAAATAAAGTCGGCAAGAAAAGTAGGCACCAGCGGAACAAGCGAATTCCTAAACGCATGTCTTACCGTAGCCTGTGCGCGCGAAAGACCTTTTGTTCTTGCAAGAAGCATATAGTCGCTTGTAAGTGTTTCGGTAAGTTCCGCACGAATAAGACGCATGTCACCGGCAATGGGCCCGAACGAAAGTGCCAGCACCGGAAGAATTGCACTGTGCAGCATAGACCACGAAAAATAATCTGTACCTGCGTCCATAACAAGAGGACAAAGATTCAGCTTAAAGCCAATAAAATACTGCAGCAGAAAAGCATACACAAAAGCCGGAACAGAAATAAACAGCATAATAAAAACCTGAATCACATGATCCTGCCATTTATTTTTGCATACAGCCGCAACAATTCCAAAACAGATTCCAAGCGGAAGTGAAATTATAAGTGAAAGAACATTTATATAAATTGTAGCAGGAAGACGGCTCACAATGTACTGCGTAACGGGTTCTAGAAAAGTTCCCATCGTAGTACAAAAACCCCAGTCCCACTTAGTAAACACGTTCCGCAAAAAATACGCATACTGAACGACAAGCGGCTCATTGTATCCCCACGCCTCGCGCATTTCACGAAGAGCCTTGTCAAACCCGCCCTGAACAGCTTCTACCTGGTTGGGCAAAAGCCTGATTAAAACGAACAGCATCGTCATAATCACAAAGAGAGTAAGAAACATGAGCGCAATTCTTTTAAGAACGTATTTAATCATAACCAACTAGTACTTAAGCTGACGGTTGTTTTCGTCACAGTATTTGTCCCATTCGGCATCATCCATAGAAAAAGACATAAACCTCATTCCGCCGTAACCGACAAGCGAGTTGACAAAAGTTTCGCTTCCCATAACAGTACGCTGCGAAATAAGTTCGGTGCTGTTAAGATAGCGGATTGGAATCATGTTGTAATATGACAGAAGACCTTTTTCCATCTGCGAAAGAATTGTATTGCGCACACTGCTTTCTGCCGAAGAATATTCACCTTCACACAAAGCGCGGTACCAGTCATAAAAACTTTTCTGAATTTTTAATCCGCCAGTTTCAGCAAATTCCGAAAGATCAATTTCAAGCATTTCTGATTCAGGATCAAAGCCATATTCGTTAAGCGCACCGGGATCGCAGTAGCACCACATAATTCCATAGGGATCATAAGCGGCACCACCCCAGCCCGTCATTGCACAGTCTACACGTCCACGCCTCATGTTTTCATAATAATTTTCGTCGGTAACCTGCTTTACAACAATCCGTCCTTCAAGCGGAGTATTGAGTGCAACAGCCTTAAGCGCATCTTCAAGAAAAGCCACGCTTCTCATGTTGGCAGTATTTGTGTCGTAAGTATGGTAGTCAATCTGGACAACATCGCCTTCGCTAATATCACCGGCAGCCAGTGCAGCTTTATAAGCCTTTGTAATATAAAAAGATGCAGCTTCAGGATTATAACCGGTAATATTTTCAACTTTGTCAGAAAGATACAAATCGCACAAAACTTTCTGTGCCTGAGGTGTATTGCGGTAAAGTTCACCAGATTCGGGGTCGGCAACATACATATAGTTAATCAAACCAAAGCCAACATCAGACGCGGGTGTAATTGTGTCAACATATTTCTGGCGGTCAAGTGCAAGCGATATTCCGTGCCTGAAATCAGTGTAGCTCAAAATAGATTTGTTGATTCCCTTTGACTCATGTTTTTTAAGAGCCTCTTTGTCAATATTAAAACTGTACTTCCATGTATAGGATTCGGGAGTCGTAAGTCGGTATTCGCTGTTGCCGTAAACTTTCAAATCGTTTACATCAAGCGCAACGTCATCAAGTTCGCCCCTTAAAAAAAGAGAAAGAGCCGTGGAATGTTCAGAAATATATGAAAGCTGAATATTTGTAACCGCATACTGTCCCTCATGTTTGTTGTCAGTCCAGCCGTACCATTTTTCATTGCGTTCAAATTTCATTTCCTTGTCAGGCTGAAATTCCGAAATTCTGTACGGACCGCATGAAGAATATTTTTCGGGTGAAGTGCCATAAGAACTTTTTACAATCTGTCCTTTTTTGGATTTATTCTCTTCATATAACTTAGGATGAACCGGAATAATTGAAGTTGAATTATACTGAACAAAAAAAGGGGAAAGCGAGTTTTTCAAAATAAGAGTAAACGAAAATTCATCATTTTTGATAAAACCAACGTCGCTCCATTCAACACCTTCTTTGCCGGAATAATAATCGTATGCATTTGCAATCGCAAAATTATCCTGACAAAAACTGGACGAACGCAGATTTTTCATATCCGGATTCAAAAACTGTTTGAAAGTATATTCGTATGTGTCGGCGTTAATTTTTGTTCCGTCTTCCCACACGGCATTTTGAATAAGATTGTATTTCCACGCATAGCCGCTTTCTGCCCCTGCCGGAATTCCGTACTTTTCGTTGCCTGCATATTCTTTTGTAACATCAGCAGGAAGTTCGGCTGCCATTTCGCAGAAAACTTCGTAACCATCCTTTGTTTCGTTCATTACAAAATCGTACAGACCCGAAGCCGTAAAATCCAGAACAGTACCTTCGTTTCCCATACTCCAGTCAGTCGGATTCCATGTTGAAGGGGAAGAACTGATTGTTCTGTACGTGTATACACCTTTTTGTTCTTCCTGCGTTGGAATGGAAGCAGTCACGTTTTCTTCTTTTACATCCGCCACAACTGGAGCCGGTTTTTCACTTTTGGAACACGAAACAAAAAGCGCAGTTACCGCCAGCGCGCAGGCAAATATTTTTTTCATTTTTCTTCCTTTTAAATAATCTTATTTTTCACTTTTGTTTTTGGTTTTTTCAGCCGCACCAGCGCGCGTCTTTTTAGCAGCAGGCTTTTTTTCGCTAACCGCCGTAACTTTTGCCGAACCAACGCTCGCGCGCGTCTTTCTTACCGCAGTTTTCGTTTCGCTAACCGACGTGGCCTTTGAAGAATCGCCACTCGCGCGCGTCTTTTTTACCGCAGTTTTTGTCTCGCTAACCGACGCGGCTTTTGAAGAACCGCCGCTCGCGCGCGTCTTTCTGACCGCAGTTTTCGTTTCGCTAACCGTAGTGGCCTTTGCCGAACCAACGCTCGCGCGCGTCTTCCTTACCGCAGTTTTTGTCTCGCTAACCGCAGTGGCCTTTGCCGAACCGCCACTCGCGCGCGTCTTCTTTACCGCAGTTTTCGTCTCGCTAACCGTCGTGGCTTTTGCCGAACCGCCGTTCGCGCGCGTCTTTCTTACCGCAGTTTTTGTTTCGCTAACCGACGCGGCTTTTTTTACCGGCGCTTCTGTTTTGCTTACAAGCGCGCCCGTTTGTGCAGGTAACGCATCTTCTTCTACACGAATTTCTTCTGTAACCTCAGCCGCGCGTTTTTCATGCGCAACATCCGCCGACCCCGAAAACTTTACTCCTACAAGAGTCTTGTCCTGACTGTCACGGATTTTTGCTTCTATCAGAGTTTTGTCGGCGGAATTCTTTTCTACAGCAGCCTTGTGCCCAAAACCAACCGCGGCCGGCGCGCTCTTCTCTTGAGGCAAAAGATTTTTTCTTTCGTTAATGTACCTTGTTCTGCATTCAATAACTGCAATCGCAATAACCGCAAAACTCATGTAGAAAAACGGGCTGGACATGTCAAAACCGGCAAAATAATTATAAACGCCGTGAAGAATTACCGCAAAAATGTAGGAAAATGCACGCGGACTTTTGTGCCTGCATGAAAAAACAAACAGACCGCTCAGAGCCGCACAGCTTCCGTGAACAATAACCGAAGTAACCATCCGAAGCGGTGCAGTTCCTGTTCCAGCAAGTGAATACACAATCGTCTCAAAACATCCAAGCGTAAATCCACTCAAAACCGCGCATGAAAAAAATTCAGCCAGTCGCATCTTTTTCCACGGCAGCAGGAACAAAAGAAGCATTTTTATTGTTTCTTCAATAAGTCCGTTGATTATAAGATCGTGCAAAAGAACAGAAGGCAGCGTCTTTCCCGAAAGAATTCCGCCTCCGCCAAAAAGGTCAATCACAAACTGAATAGCCGTAATCGGAACAACACTCAAAAGTCCCAGAAGACATGCCAGAATTCCGTGCCAAGTCCTGAATCCGCTTACAAAAAGCTTCATGCAGACAAAAATTGCGGCAAGCGGAATGCAGCAAATCAAAACCGGAGCAACCAGGCCCATAACATCAATTTGTGTAGAAAATATATTCATATATAGAGAATAAACTAAAGGTAAATGTTTGTAAAGTTTCGTAGCGCCCAGGCCGAAATTCAAAGAGATGAGACACATTTTATTCATTTTAGCGACTATAAGTCTTACATTTTCCTCGTGTAGCCTGATTGATTTTTCCAGCACAGAAAAAACAATTACCGCGCCTGTAACGGACATCAGCGACACAAACATAACAATCGCTCCTGTAATTCTCACTTACGCCGACTACATGAACATATTCCGCTACGAAATGGACAGCGACGGTGAAGATGCAAAGCAGGTAAAGGACTCACTTGTAAACATAGGCCAGATTATAAAATCAGGCAGTTACCCTGTAGACGGTTCGGTTATTTTCACAGACTATTACGCTTCAAGTGACAAATATTACAGATATTACGTAAGATACAAAACTTCTTCGGGCTACGAAAATTCACAGCCAACAGACACAGTACGACCCTCAAAGGCAAATTCAGAAAAAGAAATTGCAGTCAACGAAGAAAAACTTTATCCGGTCAATGCAAAAGAAAGCCGTATTCCGATAGTCTATGATGAAAAAATCCAGGCTCTGGTCATTGCACCCGGAATTCTTACTCTTCCGCAGACACATGAAAGCACAGAAGAAAACCTGCAATATTTTTCACTTTCTGTAGCCCTCTCAAACGGAAGCAAAACGCAGCTTTTTGAATTTACAAAAGGTACAGAAGATGACACTTATACAATTCTTCTGCATACATCACTTCCCGATGTCTTTAAGGGATGCGCACTTAAAGCAAC
Proteins encoded in this window:
- a CDS encoding ABC transporter substrate-binding protein, yielding MKKIFACALAVTALFVSCSKSEKPAPVVADVKEENVTASIPTQEEQKGVYTYRTISSSPSTWNPTDWSMGNEGTVLDFTASGLYDFVMNETKDGYEVFCEMAAELPADVTKEYAGNEKYGIPAGAESGYAWKYNLIQNAVWEDGTKINADTYEYTFKQFLNPDMKNLRSSSFCQDNFAIANAYDYYSGKEGVEWSDVGFIKNDEFSFTLILKNSLSPFFVQYNSTSIIPVHPKLYEENKSKKGQIVKSSYGTSPEKYSSCGPYRISEFQPDKEMKFERNEKWYGWTDNKHEGQYAVTNIQLSYISEHSTALSLFLRGELDDVALDVNDLKVYGNSEYRLTTPESYTWKYSFNIDKEALKKHESKGINKSILSYTDFRHGISLALDRQKYVDTITPASDVGFGLINYMYVADPESGELYRNTPQAQKVLCDLYLSDKVENITGYNPEAASFYITKAYKAALAAGDISEGDVVQIDYHTYDTNTANMRSVAFLEDALKAVALNTPLEGRIVVKQVTDENYYENMRRGRVDCAMTGWGGAAYDPYGIMWCYCDPGALNEYGFDPESEMLEIDLSEFAETGGLKIQKSFYDWYRALCEGEYSSAESSVRNTILSQMEKGLLSYYNMIPIRYLNSTELISQRTVMGSETFVNSLVGYGGMRFMSFSMDDAEWDKYCDENNRQLKY
- a CDS encoding PrsW family glutamic-type intramembrane protease, coding for MNIFSTQIDVMGLVAPVLICCIPLAAIFVCMKLFVSGFRTWHGILACLLGLLSVVPITAIQFVIDLFGGGGILSGKTLPSVLLHDLIINGLIEETIKMLLLFLLPWKKMRLAEFFSCAVLSGFTLGCFETIVYSLAGTGTAPLRMVTSVIVHGSCAALSGLFVFSCRHKSPRAFSYIFAVILHGVYNYFAGFDMSSPFFYMSFAVIAIAVIECRTRYINERKNLLPQEKSAPAAVGFGHKAAVEKNSADKTLIEAKIRDSQDKTLVGVKFSGSADVAHEKRAAEVTEEIRVEEDALPAQTGALVSKTEAPVKKAASVSETKTAVRKTRANGGSAKATTVSETKTAVKKTRASGGSAKATAVSETKTAVRKTRASVGSAKATTVSETKTAVRKTRASGGSSKAASVSETKTAVKKTRASGDSSKATSVSETKTAVRKTRASVGSAKVTAVSEKKPAAKKTRAGAAEKTKNKSEK